In Streptomyces sp. DG2A-72, one genomic interval encodes:
- a CDS encoding tetratricopeptide repeat protein has translation MTDQAVDTGGVQLSAHTAAESRFLGRTRELKELRADIERAGLDTLSGRKAPRARVLLIAGRPGSGRTALGEELVRQVADRYRDGVLRARLSEPDGTPVPVERTARELLTALELPTPPGARDDDLAEVLRTALADRRVLLLLDDAATAEQVDALLPDTAECLVVAVSGGPLTGIADVRPCTLGGLDTKSAVELLSRHTGSVRITVDPRAAEGLVEECQAQPAALMLAGGWLAARPKAAVADFAKQLHAEGDDGTPLSRVFRLAYASLPSTAARILRLLSLAPAGLIDPHTASALAGCSVDGARTALDDFVSLGLLRSVPAPLPQYQVPGCLHPLLKALTETQDRPAELQLARARMLERTVRLLQSCRAITETDSPLAREKLVGMPRSLRFPSPRAAADWLTVRRPALLASARLAVADGELDTLARRLMAQLVRAMAAHFGTRAAASDLYDIHRLVLDVAERRKLPREKAAALLNLGDLDAQTGRSAEALVRYRAALDAGREANDPYATGRAMESVGGAHQELGDYDRAADWFGRALAERLARDEREDAARLYGRIAAAHTYAGRYGEALRCWRAAVAGYRKNGDVAAQARALSELARVQEYAGRPEESLRTCHEAIEWARRAEDVRLQAALQLRLADTLDRLGDPTAARLHRGAAERMLGEELPESDPEPEQGPNACEIRSTSDED, from the coding sequence GTGACGGATCAGGCGGTGGACACTGGTGGCGTGCAGCTGTCCGCACACACTGCTGCGGAGTCTCGATTCCTGGGCCGCACACGGGAGTTGAAGGAGCTGCGCGCCGACATCGAGCGCGCGGGACTCGACACCCTCTCCGGCCGCAAGGCCCCCCGCGCGCGCGTGCTGCTGATCGCGGGCAGGCCCGGCTCGGGACGTACCGCACTCGGCGAGGAGCTGGTACGGCAGGTAGCGGACCGTTACCGGGACGGAGTGCTGCGGGCGCGACTGAGCGAGCCCGACGGCACCCCCGTCCCCGTCGAGCGCACCGCCCGCGAACTGCTCACCGCCCTGGAACTGCCGACCCCGCCCGGCGCCCGTGACGACGACCTGGCCGAGGTGCTGCGCACCGCCCTCGCCGACCGGCGTGTTCTGCTCCTGCTCGACGACGCCGCCACCGCGGAGCAGGTCGACGCGCTGCTGCCGGACACCGCGGAATGCCTGGTCGTCGCCGTGTCCGGCGGCCCGCTGACCGGGATCGCGGACGTCCGCCCGTGCACCCTGGGCGGCCTCGACACCAAGTCGGCTGTGGAACTGCTGTCCCGGCACACCGGCTCGGTCCGCATCACCGTCGACCCGCGGGCCGCCGAGGGACTCGTCGAGGAGTGCCAGGCCCAGCCCGCCGCGCTGATGCTGGCGGGCGGCTGGCTCGCCGCCCGCCCTAAGGCGGCCGTCGCCGACTTCGCCAAGCAGCTGCATGCGGAGGGTGACGACGGCACGCCGCTCAGCCGGGTCTTCCGGCTCGCCTACGCGTCCCTGCCGAGCACCGCCGCCCGGATACTGCGCCTGCTCTCCCTCGCCCCGGCCGGCCTGATCGACCCGCACACCGCCTCCGCGCTCGCCGGCTGCTCGGTGGACGGCGCCCGCACCGCCCTGGACGACTTCGTCTCCCTCGGCCTGCTGCGGAGCGTGCCCGCGCCGCTGCCGCAGTACCAGGTCCCCGGCTGTCTGCACCCCCTGCTCAAGGCGCTGACCGAGACCCAGGACCGCCCCGCCGAGCTCCAGCTCGCCCGCGCCCGCATGCTGGAGCGGACCGTGCGGCTGCTGCAGTCGTGCCGGGCGATCACCGAGACCGACAGCCCGCTCGCGCGGGAGAAGCTCGTCGGCATGCCGCGCTCCCTGCGCTTCCCCAGCCCGCGCGCGGCGGCCGACTGGCTGACCGTCCGCAGGCCCGCCCTGCTCGCGTCGGCGCGGCTCGCGGTCGCCGACGGGGAGCTGGACACTCTCGCCCGGCGCCTGATGGCCCAGCTGGTGCGGGCGATGGCGGCCCACTTCGGCACCCGGGCCGCCGCATCCGACCTGTACGACATCCACCGCCTGGTCCTCGATGTTGCCGAGCGCCGCAAGCTGCCCCGCGAGAAGGCCGCCGCCCTGCTGAACCTCGGTGATCTGGACGCACAGACCGGCCGTTCCGCCGAGGCGCTGGTCCGCTATCGCGCGGCTCTGGACGCCGGACGCGAAGCAAACGATCCGTATGCGACCGGGCGCGCGATGGAATCCGTAGGCGGCGCGCACCAGGAGCTGGGGGACTACGACCGGGCCGCCGACTGGTTCGGCCGGGCCCTCGCCGAGCGGCTGGCGCGCGACGAGCGCGAGGACGCCGCCCGGCTGTACGGCCGTATCGCCGCGGCCCACACCTATGCGGGCCGCTACGGCGAGGCGCTGCGCTGCTGGCGTGCCGCGGTCGCCGGGTACCGCAAGAACGGCGATGTGGCCGCCCAGGCGCGGGCGTTGAGCGAGCTGGCGCGGGTTCAGGAGTACGCGGGACGGCCCGAGGAGTCGCTGCGCACCTGTCACGAGGCGATCGAGTGGGCCCGCCGCGCCGAGGACGTACGGCTGCAGGCAGCGCTGCAGCTCAGGCTCGCCGACACGCTGGACCGTCTCGGCGACCCCACTGCCGCTCGACTGCATCGCGGGGCGGCCGAGCGCATGCTGGGTGAGGAGCTCCCGGAGAGTGATCCAGAGCCGGAACAAGGTCCTAACGCCTGCGAAATCCGCAGTACATCCGACGAAGATTGA
- a CDS encoding NUDIX hydrolase — MTIKDTPEEWEIRATETPFVGNKTSVRTDEVVMPDGSVVRRDYQVHPGSVAVLALDDDGRVLLIRQYRHPVRQKLWEIPAGLLDIPGENPLHAAQRELYEEAHVKAEDWRVLTDVYTTPGGCDEAVRIFLARDLSEADGERFEVEHEETDLEYARVPVDELVRGVLAGELHNNCLIVGVLSLVAAQQGDGLDALRLADAPWPARPFEA, encoded by the coding sequence ATGACCATCAAGGACACTCCCGAGGAGTGGGAGATCCGGGCGACGGAGACCCCCTTCGTGGGCAACAAGACCTCCGTCCGCACCGACGAGGTGGTCATGCCGGACGGCTCGGTGGTCCGCCGTGACTACCAGGTCCACCCCGGCTCCGTGGCTGTCCTCGCCCTCGACGACGACGGCCGTGTCCTGCTCATCAGGCAGTACCGCCACCCCGTACGGCAGAAGCTGTGGGAGATCCCGGCCGGGCTGCTCGACATCCCCGGCGAGAACCCGCTGCACGCCGCCCAGCGCGAGCTGTACGAGGAGGCGCACGTCAAGGCCGAGGACTGGCGGGTGCTGACCGACGTCTACACCACCCCCGGCGGCTGCGACGAGGCCGTACGGATCTTCCTGGCCCGCGATCTGTCCGAGGCCGACGGGGAGCGCTTCGAGGTCGAGCACGAGGAGACCGACCTGGAGTACGCGCGCGTGCCCGTCGACGAGCTCGTCCGGGGCGTGCTCGCGGGCGAGCTGCACAACAACTGCCTGATCGTGGGCGTCCTTTCACTGGTCGCCGCCCAGCAGGGTGACGGACTCGACGCCCTGCGCCTCGCGGACGCGCCCTGGCCGGCGCGTCCCTTCGAGGCCTGA